The window TTTATAAAGTGAAGTGATTGGGATTAATAGCTTATGATTTGTAATATACAGATTTAAGATTTCATTTTCCTGAGTGCTGTTAATGAAGTTTTAGTAGGTGTTTAAAAGACCAGTGTACTGATTTGACCTTGTGATCTTGCACTCTTGTGGCATATGACAGATGGCCACCACTTCAATACTTATACTATCAAATTCATAATATGCTAGGATAGTAGGATGAACTATATTAATAGTCCAATAATATAATTCATCACATGATACTCATATATAGTAAAAAGGTGGTAGACGGATGAGTAGTAGGATAGAACAACATGTTACTAATTAAGCAAGTCCTGTTCTTCTTTAACATTCTTACTTCCGCTGATCAAGCTACTCAAAaggtaattaaaattttatacaacttCTTTGGATTATATTAATTTCTGAGGTCTTTGGATAGGGTTAGTGgattaatattacaaatacaTCTGTATTAGTGTGCTGAAATACCAATTATTGAATGCGATATCTCATTTTTGCTTTGTCATCTTGTGTTGGAGCTAAGTTGGTGAGATTTTAATCCCTGTTTGATTTTGTCGTCCTCAAATTTGCGACAAGTTTGAAAAATGTTAATAAGTACCATTGAATCTGGTAGGGTATTTTTCTGGGATATATTAGGGATATTATTCCAATATAGTTTCTAGTTAATGTATAGTCCTTTTTACTGAGATAGTTACCCTTATGGAATTCTGGTATTTCTATCCATCTAGGTTTGTCTTGGATAACAAAAAGTTAGTATTTCTAACATTCTCTTGTTATTAGGCTGATGTGCTCTTGATCTGTTCAAATGCAATGCAGTATAACTCATCAGACACTGTTTACTTTCGGCAGGTATGACTAAATATCACTTGATTTTTcttagttatttaattttgctTTAATCTTTAAGCGTGTCATGGTCTACGCTACGCAGGCAAGGTCCATACAGGAGCTGGCAAAACGCGACTTCGAAAATTTAAGGCATGAAGGTGATGATGGTGAACTGCGACCAAAAGTTGTAAGAAGAGGCAGGCCACCAAGTAAACACCTAAAAAAGCTGCCTACTAATACATCCATTGTTCTATATAGTCCTGAGACCTCTTCAGGTGCAAATCTTGCCAAGAGCGGAGGTATATAGTCCTATGTTTATAAATCGTGTACCCTGGGTTTGTCCTATTGTTCTTTTTTGCTGATATTCTAATATATAGCCCTTAAGTTGAGGTGAAATATAGTAATATAATGATATTTGTTGGTAAAATAGAAATAGGTTGATTTTGTTTAGTCCCTTTGTTTCCGCAGTTgcttgttttgaaaatttattactCATATCTTATTAAATAGATTATGCTAGTTGTTTTTaggaatttaattttatgtacTTATATAAAGTGCAGCACATAAAGCTTGAAGTAAAACATAGTTATGAAATAGTATTGGATATTAAGATTAATATATGGTTACTTCTATATTTGATcgcaataattaattaaaattgcaAAATAGTCCTTTTGTTACCACCCACAAAGCAATACTTATGGAGGAGCAGAATGTCCTGCCTAGCATATAGAACTCGTCCATGGTTACCAAGTTGAGGCAAATGTGTGTTCGAATACTTAATTTCATGCAATATTTTTTTCCGGATTATGCTGACATTTTCTTCCTGGCAGGGCCACGGGCTCTTGCAACTGCACAGTCGCTAGCTCTTGTAGCTGCAGAATCACCAGCTCTTGCAACTGCAGAAGAAAACACAAATGGGTCTGGCGGTTACAATCTAAGAAGAGCGCCTATGTCAAATAAGTTTCAGTCAAATAATGCTGCACTGTCTTCCCACCGGTCCCGTAATAGTGGAAACTACTCTGAGTGGTTGGCTGACTGGAATGATGAATTTCCAGGTGCAAAATACCCCCCCCCCCGCGGTTTTGAAGTATACATGCTCTGCCTAAATCTACAGTACTCTAAAAAACAAATCTTACTTATATTTTAGAAGCTCTAAACATTAACTTATGAGGCTCGGAGTATCTTAAGCGGTGTCGAAGTATTTTTCAATTCCAGTGACCCAtctctcaatatatattaatttcggGGAGTTGCAGTATTATTAATTTCCTTATTCATGTAGCTGAGTCTTTTTACTCTTGGTGCAGCGTCCATCTTGCGAGCTGACATGAAGTATGGTAAGAAACTGGTTTTGATTGATGAAACCCGACGTGAAACCTACAAGCAGTTTCACCCTACTTCTTTTGGCCATGAACCATCACTGTTGTCCGATCTTGGTGGAGATACAAAACAGTTAATGCCGGTATGAATGATTGTATATGGACATTGTATATATTGCTCATCATAATAGAGTTGGGTATTTACATTTTGGTCATGATGCTGTTTACATCTTTTAGGACTAATACTAGCTTTATTATTGGTATAGGACAGATATTGAATTTCTGTTAATCACTGACATAACACGTTAATGATTGATCAATAAATGCTTGGCTAATTGTTAAAACCTGTTTGATCTTATCTGCACTTTAGGTAGGTCTGCATATGGAGCATAGTTATGCAAGAAGCGTAGCTCGCTTTGCAGCAGATCTTGGGCCAGTTGTATGGAAAATTGCTTCCAAAAAGATTGCTAGTGTATTACCCCAAGGGATGAAGTTTGGACCTGGTTATGTCGGAGAAAGGGAAGCGCCGTTTCAGTCACCCTTCTCCACTTCATCTAGTTTAGCGTGTGAAGCAAATATTAGCAGTCCAGTCCCTCCATCTAGATCGGGTGTAAATGTAGTTCCTGCATCTGGGTTTCAAGATGGAAAAGATTTGACAGAAACAAGCAGGAAAATGAATTGCCAGAATGAGTTGGCTGGATCGCAAGGTACACCACTTTCTGGAATAAGACCTGGACAGAGTGTCCATATGCCAAATAAAAATGTATttcatgatgggagaaatggcTTAAACGGTGTGCTTGGGTGCAGTATCCCGTCCCAAATGGGGTCTATACGACCAGGCATGACAAGCGGACATTCTGGTCTAGCCGAAGCTTCACAAGTACCAAGCATGGTCCCTAAAAGTGACTCAACATCTCCTTTGGCAGTAGCAAATCATAACAATTCAGAAAAGCGCGAGTGCATAGAAAATGCGAGGACACTAAATTCCGGACCATATACCGAAAGGAAACAATCTTGGCAAGCAGTGAGCTCCCACCCTATACAATATTCATCAGCAGCACAGCCAGACCTTAATGTCAGGCTCCAAGCACCTAGCTCCCCCAGTTCAGGGTTTAGGGTTGGATCACCCCAGCAGCCAGATCTAGCATTGCAGCTATGACACGTACTACTGTACAAGTATGTGAAGTGCAGCACTGTAACCAATTCTTAGGTATAATGCCAAGAACATCTTGTGCAACATATACAGGAAGTTGTTTATATATAGAAGGTAACAGAGGATATTTTAAGgacctttttctttttccccaTTTCATGTATCAGTATTTTTAGGAGTGGGCCAAATTGTCAACAAAAAATAAGTAGTAAAATGTATTTGGTGAAGTCCTACGGATTCGGACTTAAATGAAATATAGAAGACGACTATCTTCTCATTCTCGAGATTGTGTGTTTCAAATTGATTCCCGAGTTAAATATTTGGATCAAGGCAGAGGTTTTTTTGTTAATCATCCTAGGTTTCACTTTTATTTTGCTGACGAAATTGCTGTAGAAGTCGGTGACTAATGAATTAATCAGCTGTTTAATCTCCGATCGATTTAATAAACCTccgattaatttttatttcatgttTTCGCTGATTAAATCTAATTCCCATTTTTTACACAAATTATGATTTGCTCAGAACTTAGCTCAATAGTCGATCCTCGCTTGTTTCTAATGATTCTGTGATGTGATCAGGATCTAACATCGATCCTCGCTTGTTTCTAATGATTCTGTGATCAGGATCTAACATCTGTTCTAGTATAAATTGTCTCTTTGCTGAAGGAAGATTCACTTCAAGTGGATTCTTATTAAAACACACCACCCATATATAATGAACTTTATGTTCAGGTAATGTTCTTGTTGCCTAGGGAGAATGACAAGCATCTCTTAGATAACAAGGGTCCTGATATTTGATAAGTTACTACAATATTAAAAAGTGGTGATCAATATAAACACTATCTGATAAGTTATCAACTTACTACAATATTAAAAAGTGGTGATCAAAATATCTGATAAGAGTCCTGAGATCTGATAAGttactataatattaaaaagtGGCTTGACTCGACTCGTAAAATTAAACAAGTCAAGTTCGGATAGAGACTTTGGCTCGATTATGTTAAACGAGCCGGTTCGTCCAACTCGATTAACCTCGGTTCGAATTACGTCACGTTTGAAACTCGGGTCGCTCGGCTTGAGTTCCGAGCATCTCTGGCTGTCAAGCTCAGGACAGAGCTTTGCTTAAAAGGTTGTATTGTAGCCTGGAGGCCGGAGATACTTGAACCTCAACTTGCTAAGAGAAATAAAGGAGTTGCACCTACACCATGCAGACCATCGGATTGATTCCGTTGAATCTGAAACGGATCAAACTGACTTAGCAAGACAATGCAATTCTGCCCGTTCACCCTCTATGAACAACTATTGTTGTTTCAGCTGATCACGAGCGAGCAATTTATAAAGCTCGGCCTGactatcaaaaaaaataacagTAGACATATGAACATATCtttagttttaagaaacaatgtAGACtagaaatgcaaaaaaaaaaaaaaaaaacactagtATCTGATATAATCTCTGGGGAAAAAGTGCAAGGATCCTTGTATCTCCTAATCTTCTGTATCTAACTAATAAACGAAAATGTAAAAGTAATATCCAGTGCAATTCCCACTATGTCTACTCTATCTCTATTATTACTTTCGTTACATTTTGACAATTACTCATTccacatcttcatcttctttcCCAAGCCATATGGTATCCAGTCACAGTTCTAACTCCAAACCATCTTTCCACCAAATTTTTCAACTCATT of the Daucus carota subsp. sativus chromosome 4, DH1 v3.0, whole genome shotgun sequence genome contains:
- the LOC108219408 gene encoding uncharacterized protein LOC108219408 isoform X1; translation: MGKVSSPQLPLHSPEMNKPVKKKGRPSLKQQKPINPSSSSSPNRNRKSSRRHNSPELPSDDDDEREKKKVKLVVRLPQSSQQQHSDNSSDDDDEEENFVENPETKSIINFDRSGDKDAQQENDIKPADILHGSSLGTGPTTPLPDKKLLVFILGRLQKKDTYGVFSEPVDPNELPDYHETIKHPMDFGTVRRKLDSGSYLNLEQLEADVLLICSNAMQYNSSDTVYFRQARSIQELAKRDFENLRHEGDDGELRPKVVRRGRPPSKHLKKLPTNTSIVLYSPETSSGANLAKSGGPRALATAQSLALVAAESPALATAEENTNGSGGYNLRRAPMSNKFQSNNAALSSHRSRNSGNYSEWLADWNDEFPASILRADMKYGKKLVLIDETRRETYKQFHPTSFGHEPSLLSDLGGDTKQLMPVGLHMEHSYARSVARFAADLGPVVWKIASKKIASVLPQGMKFGPGYVGEREAPFQSPFSTSSSLACEANISSPVPPSRSGVNVVPASGFQDGKDLTETSRKMNCQNELAGSQGTPLSGIRPGQSVHMPNKNVFHDGRNGLNGVLGCSIPSQMGSIRPGMTSGHSGLAEASQVPSMVPKSDSTSPLAVANHNNSEKRECIENARTLNSGPYTERKQSWQAVSSHPIQYSSAAQPDLNVRLQAPSSPSSGFRVGSPQQPDLALQL
- the LOC108219408 gene encoding uncharacterized protein LOC108219408 isoform X2; translated protein: MGKVSSPQLPLHSPEMNKPVKKKGRPSLKQQKPINPSSSSSPNRNRKSSRRHNSPELPSDDDDEREKKKVKLVVRLPQSSQQQHSDNSSDDDDEEENFVENPETKSIINFDRSGDKDAQENDIKPADILHGSSLGTGPTTPLPDKKLLVFILGRLQKKDTYGVFSEPVDPNELPDYHETIKHPMDFGTVRRKLDSGSYLNLEQLEADVLLICSNAMQYNSSDTVYFRQARSIQELAKRDFENLRHEGDDGELRPKVVRRGRPPSKHLKKLPTNTSIVLYSPETSSGANLAKSGGPRALATAQSLALVAAESPALATAEENTNGSGGYNLRRAPMSNKFQSNNAALSSHRSRNSGNYSEWLADWNDEFPASILRADMKYGKKLVLIDETRRETYKQFHPTSFGHEPSLLSDLGGDTKQLMPVGLHMEHSYARSVARFAADLGPVVWKIASKKIASVLPQGMKFGPGYVGEREAPFQSPFSTSSSLACEANISSPVPPSRSGVNVVPASGFQDGKDLTETSRKMNCQNELAGSQGTPLSGIRPGQSVHMPNKNVFHDGRNGLNGVLGCSIPSQMGSIRPGMTSGHSGLAEASQVPSMVPKSDSTSPLAVANHNNSEKRECIENARTLNSGPYTERKQSWQAVSSHPIQYSSAAQPDLNVRLQAPSSPSSGFRVGSPQQPDLALQL
- the LOC108219408 gene encoding uncharacterized protein LOC108219408 isoform X3, which codes for MGKVSSPQLPLHSPEMNKPVKKKGRPSLKQQKPINPSSSSSPNRNRKSSRRHNSPELPSDDDDEREKKKVKLVVRLPQSSQQQHSDNSSDDDDEEENFVENPETKSIINFDRSGDKDAQQENDIKPADILHGSSLGTGPTTPLPDKKLLVFILGRLQKKDTYGVFSEPVDPNELPDYHETIKHPMDFGTVRRKLDSGSYLNLEQLEADVLLICSNAMQYNSSDTVYFRQARSIQELAKRDFENLRHEGDDGELRPKVVRRGRPPSKHLKKLPTNTSIVLYSPETSSGANLAKSGGPRALATAQSLALVAAESPALATAEENTNGSGGYNLRRAPMSNKFQSNNAALSSHRSRNSGNYSEWLADWNDEFPASILRADMKYGKKLVLIDETRRETYKQFHPTSFGHEPSLLSDLGGDTKQLMPVGLHMEHSYARSVARFAADLGPVVWKIASKKIASVLPQGMKFGPGYVGEREAPFQSPFSTSSSLACEANISSPVPPSRSGVNVVPASGFQDGKDLTETSRKMNCQNELAGSQVSRPKWGLYDQA